A window of Gossypium hirsutum isolate 1008001.06 chromosome D13, Gossypium_hirsutum_v2.1, whole genome shotgun sequence genomic DNA:
CTGTTAAAAAGTCTTTCGACAGATTACTTTCCTCGCAGTTGTGAAGTTCATCGGAGAACCGGTTCAGCATTTCCACAAACCGAGCAGTCCCGTGCTTCGTGTTGTTCTCGGGGTATTCATCAAATTCCCCTCTCCAAAGAAGTTTCTTGAGGGATTCTTTAGCTGCTTGAATGATCCACATCATAGCTTTAGTTGCATCAGCAATTGAAGTTAAGACCTTTGGCATTTTCTCTAGCTCTGAAACATTTGCATCCAGCTTTGCACTAATGTTTTTAACAATCTCTGGAGAGCACTTTGCGATTTCATTAGCTTGAATTTGAACAAGCTTTTGAGCCAAAACATGAACACCCACAATTGATTTATCAATACATAACAAATGTGCATTAGTTTCGAACAATCTAGCCTCTTCCTTCCTTGCTTCTTCATAGGATTCATCACCAATCCGATTCCGAACACAAACATATCCAAGTCCTATATTCACATCATCTGcagtgttgcgcggaagcgtgtgaaagagtaaaattattgtactgaaaaatcacactaagtttaattcctaggaaagagaggtggatcacgaggatcgcttacataccagatctttcctagccagaatatccctctatcgtaatttaatagcacaataaatcactacaatgacacttgcaaaatatgcagaacaaaaaataaagaacactagaattttaacgaggttcagcaaattttgcctacgtcctcgggcactaccaaatatatttcactccaaaaatacaagtgaaagtttacaaatagggagagagaacaattgccttaagtagagaatggcaagtgtgggatgaagaaagtaagaaatggttaggcctatttatagttgaggtttaaggatcaacttgcaatgtccctatacaattagggaccaaaattacaattatcccatgccaactaatcttactttctactttcggtgcctttcggtgccaactttctgtcactattcatctttgaaaagtcaaagattgtaggtatccaataatctccaccttgaagatttgattaggataatcttatcttcacacaattctttctacctttgacaacaatacttgatagtgccttcttcaactgttaaacttgcaggatattgatcaagttgaaacaatgttcgaacttggttgttgttaccaccttggtcatcatatctgcgggattatctgcagtcttgatcttctgaagacaaattttcccctcttcaataattttccacacaaaatggaatcgtacgtcgatatgttttgtacgtgcatgatagacttgattctttgctaaatgaatagcactttgactatcacaatacacgttaatatgctcctgaaccaaccccaaggttttagccataccttgtaaccaaatagcctcctttacagcctctgttacagccatgtattcggcttctgtggttgacaatgcaactgtagactgtagtgtagacttccaacttattggtcctccagcaagtgtaaacacataaccggtggttgatcttcgcttgtccaaatcaccggcatagtcagaatcaacgtacccaataacacatttaccaagtgtattatcctgcttgaacagtaatccaacatccacggtcttctgaatataccgtagaatccatttcacagcttgccaatgtccttttccaggattatgcatatacctgctcactatactaactgcctgtgaaatgtcgggtcttgtacacaccattgcatacatcaagctacccactgcattagaatacggaacttgcaacatgtattctcgttccgtattcgtcgaaggagatagttgtgcagaaagcttgaaatgagaagccaacggggtacttacaggtttggtctgctcgttcatgccaaactgctgtagtactttcttcaaatactgcttctgagacaagctaactctgccatgagctctatctctacatatttccatgccgagaatctttttagcttctcctagatctttcatctcaaactcgagattgagttgagtcttcaatctttcaatctcaactttgctcttagatgctattagcatatcatcaacatataagagcaagtatatgaaagttccttcttgtagcttctgaaaatacacgcaatgatcaaatttacttcttgtgtacctttgccctttcatgaactgatcaaatcgcttgtaccactgcctcggagattgcttcaatccataaagcgactttgtcagtttgcaaacccaattttcttttccagcaaccttgaatccatctggctgagtcatatagatttcctcttccaaatcaccgtgtaaaaacgcggtcttcacatcaagctgaactagttcaagatcatattgcgcaaccaaggctagcaaaatccgaatagacgaatgcttcacaactggagaaaacacttcattgtagtctattccttctttctgagcataaccctttgctaccaatctagccttgtatcgaatttcatttttaccaggaaatccttccttttttgcatatacccatttgcatccaattgccttctttcccttgggcagtctcaccaactcccaagtcttatttttatgaagagactgcatttcttcattcatagcttgcttccactttacaccatcagagttacttattgcttctgtgtaagtggaaggaacatcatcatctgcaattggaagtgcataggccaccatatcgtcaaagcgagcaggcttacgaatctctcttcttggcctcctatatgcaattgaatcttgttgctgtagaagttcttgggtcgaaacttcttcatgttctttcaatattagctggatcatcattaaccttttcaaactccacctgctgcaaagtactactggttttgtcatccttttgtgaatcctcgttcttcatcatggttgattcatcaaaagttacatctctactgaaaacaatcttccttgtatcaggacaccagagacggtatccttttacaccaccagttatacccatgaataatgctttctttgctcttgggtctaacttagattcttttacatgataatatgcagtggaaccaaaaacatgtaaagaatcataatcagtagcaggtttaccagtccacatctccataggagttttttcatttattgcagctgatggcaatcggttaattagatggcacgcatatgtaactgcctcagcccaaaattccttgcccaatccagcattggacaacatacatcgaactttctccagtatagtccgattcatgcgttctgccaccccattctgctgtggtgtatcttgaatagtgaagtgtcgcacaatgccctcatcttgacatacttgtagaaatggatcatttttgtactcagtaccattatctgatcgaagtcgtttgacctttcgacctgtctgagtctccaccatcttcttccacttcagaaatacatccaaaacttcattttttcttttcattagatgcacccatacttttcttgaataatcatcaagaaaagtgacaaaatagtgcatacctcccaaagaagccacttttgtaggtccccacacatcactgtgaacatagtccagaattcctttcgtattgtgaattgctgaaccaaattttaccctcgtctgcttgcccagaacacaatgttcacagaattccaatttgcaagaattttcacctttcaacaagccttgcttcgccaaagtctgcaaagctttttcaccagcatgtcccaatcgtctatgccataacctggtagcctctgaatctgcatctttcgcagaagctgttgatgttgatccaataactgtactttcatttaaatagtacaagttatttcttctagtgcttttcatcaccgtcaatacccctgctactacctttagtaatccatctctcaaagtgattgtgagccctttagattctagggcccctaatgagatgagatttttcttcaagctgggtacatagcgaacatctgtcagaacttggattgagccgtcatggttcttcaatttgattgtacctacacccattgtcttacaggcactatcattgcccataaaaacaactccaccttctagttcttcaagactagaaaaccagtccttattaggacacatatggtaagtacatcccgaatccaatatccactcatccgtttgacatgccattgccatgccaaccaagctaaagtctgactcctcatcatgctccgctacacatgcattagaaatagacttgcccttttgtaacttaggacaattctttttccaatgccctttctcacgacaaaaggcacattcatctttggcgggtctccctttggacttaccccttctaccaggtttgctgctgtgtgaacgacctcttactgttaagacttctgcagttgtatctctgtgatctctttatCTTtatttcgagtctcagatctatacaacgcactacagactgcatcaaatgtgattgaatctttcccatgaagcaatgtggtggtaagatgatcatattcatcaggaaggcaattcaacaacaataatgccttgtcttcatcttcaaatttctcatccaaatttagcaagtctgctaaaattttattgaatgagttcacatggtcattcatcgacataccgggtgcatacgtgaaccgaaaaagtttctttttcatataaagcctattttcaagacttttcgttagaaacttttcttccaatgtatcccacagcttcttcgctgatgtctccctcatgacggagtacttctgctctttggccaaacataggcggattgtaccacacgcctgtctattgatcttggcccactccttatcatccatcttgtcaggtttttcttcaagggctatatccagctcttgctgacataagacatccaggatctcacactgccacataccaaaattattggtaccgtcaaatttctctacttcaaattttgcatttgtcacagtagtccttgctgatgacgatgctgctgccatttttctcctcaatcccaactactgtatacgtgaacagtactgtatacgtgaatagtgccgtatacgtaaatagtactgtatacgtgaatagtgccgtatacgtgaatagtgccgtaaacggtcgtattccccaagtacgaacctggctctggtaccaattgttgcgcggaagcgtgtgaaagagtaaaattattgtactgaaaaatcacaccaagttcaattcccaggaaagagaggtggatcacgaggatcgcttacataccagatctttcctagccagaatatccctctatcgtaatttaatagcacaataaatcactacaatgacacttgcaaaatatgcagaacaaaaaataaagaacactagaattttaacgaggttcagcaaattttgcctacgtcctcgggcactaccaaatatatttcactccaaaaatacaagtgaaagtttacaaatagggagagagaacaattgccttaagtagagaatggcaagtgtgggatgaagaaagtaagaaatggttaggcctatttatagttgaggtttaaggatcaacttgcaatgtccctatacaattagggaccaaaattacaattatcccatgccaactaatcttactttctactttcggtgcctttcggtgccaactttctgcaactattcatctttgaaaagtcaaagattgtaggtatCCAATATGCAGTAACCTTGTCAACAAGCCCTTCAGGGGCCCTATCTACTTTAGTAACCACAGCAAGAGTTCTCTCACCATTCTTGTCCACTTGTTGCGACATCCGAATGGATTCACAAGTTGAAAAATCGACCGTGGCCGACAGAACATTAAGGATAATGCTTTCCTTTGGTGTTATGTACTGCATGATGATGTCCCTGATCTGCTCATATATGTTGTTAGGCTGACCATGGACAGGAACTCTGGTAATTCCAGGAAGATCAACCATGGTAAGATCAGGAACCCCATCTTTTCTCACCACTAAAGTTAAAGGGGTGTCAGATATGCTCTTACCCGGGCCCGCAATCTCATCAGTTGCGATGTTTATGGCTGTTGCAATCTGGGGTTCCTCCACTGGGACCATTTTTCCATTGTACTCCAAGTAAAGCTCTGGCCTTGGACTTGCATGGTTCTGCAACCTGATTATGAGAGGTACCCTGGTGCAAATTCCCTGGCTACGAGGAAGGTTAACGCCAGCCAAGGATTCAAGAACACTAGACTTGCCTGATGACTGGTCTCCGACCACAACAATTGTGGGGAGCTGTATGCCTTCTTTCATCACCATGAGCAGCCTGAGCCTGTCGATGACATCAAGCAAAGGTCGGATTTTGTCGTTGAATGATGAAATAATTGGGGCTTGAGCTGCTGCTGCTGTCACCACCCTAGGTTGGTCCATAGGAGGAGTTGCTGGTTGAGAATCTTCATAATCATTGATGAAACCCATGCTCCCTGAATCAGCTTCATCATAGCTACCCATTTTTTAGAAGTCGAGACAGGAGTGGGAATTGGCCAAACTTGATGTTTTAGATGGTTTTTTTGTTGGAAGTTGGAAAGCAACAAGTTTTAACTTAAGTGAAGACAAACTCAATGAAGCATGCTTGGCTTGATAATGACAATTAAAATAGGGTAAAGCACCAAAAATAGGATCAATAAGGTGATAGCATCCTATACCAAATCCCAAGAAACATTCAGAGGAAGCTACAATGGGAATGGAAACTTTATGTTATACTTTTTATTGTAGAAAATACAACTTATATTCTGTATTGGATTGTAGAGAATAGTGAAACAAGGACGCAAGAGAGGAAATAGAACAAAATCAAATCGGAACCAATCAGACGATGAGTGCGTCGATAACAGAACAAGTTCCTACAAGAACTAGATACCAAgtatatttttctctttattcCTTGTTTTGTGGATTATATAACGAATATTGATGTActatatttttctctttattcCTTGTTTTTGGATTACTTAACGAATATTGATGTACGATATTTTTCTCTTTATTCCTTATTTTTGGATTATTTAACGAATATTGATGTACGATAATACTTTGGTATTGTTTATACGTCAAAACAAATATGATATTGGACTTCTTCCCCCAAACATTTAGACTGATCAGTTATTATTCGAAAAATTTTACCTAAATACCATATTAATAGATGAGAACAtctgtatttaaaaataaaaatccaaaaagatGATTGCATACCAAGGCATGGAACATTGGAATCTTGCTACACAAAAAAGCAAAACATGCAATAAGCAAACCATGATGATGAcccaaattttatgtgaaaatatttaaatttaatttgggttattttACTGTAAAATATTTTAGCTTTGTctcctatttttataattttatcttagcTTTTCATCATATAATTCATGATTTCGCCTGATATCGTGAGATTTAATGTTAATATTTTAAGTATTCAAATCTCGGATAGTTTATGAACAAAGTTTCGAAAGAAAGATGATGGAATATTGACCTTGCAGCTGTATAAGAGCTAGAAAGTAATATTATAAAAAGATTGGAGATTATAAGTTAAACACTTGGAATTATTGAAAAGTTGTTGCAGGAAGTTCGGTAGTTCGATCCCCACACTGTCGGATTCGCTTTGAGAGTATGTGAAATTCATTATACTCTAGAGCTCTCAAAGGGGACATGCAAAGAGGCTTCGAAAGAAAATTGCATGAAGTTCCTACAATGTCTCATTGGCTTCATTTAgatattttaatctttaatcattttattttatataaaaaattgaactcataaaaaatttatttcaaattattctaatttttatttttcaatttttagcgtaaatattgatttttgtgtaattttttGTAATTCAATTGTTAAAGTATGTAGTTTCATACATAATTATTGTTGTTTCAATTGTTAAAGTATGTAGTTTCATACAtaattattgttgttaatttagAATAGCTATGAATGGGGGATGCATtgagtttgaaatattttaagtaatttatcaaattttataacattagttaaaattaaaagaatatatatttactctttcttttttctctttgtaTCGAATATGGTGTCCGATTCTGTTTTGATAATATCTACTTTTTTTGACATAATATCTAGAAGTACCTGTAGCCCCTTTTTAagccataaataggaggataatatgctTCTGCGCACAAAAACTTATATCTTCCTACATTGACAATTAAGTTAAGACTCGATTGGCaagattttaaagaaaacaaaataaagaaaaactaaTCCCCCAATTTACCGTCCACAGTAGTTCTGACATTATTATATAATCTTCAATTCTTTATAAtctatgctatatatatatagagtACAGACACTTGCAGCATGTAATAAAGCAAACCATGATGATGacctaaattttatgtgaaaatattaaACCAAGTAAGCATCATAAACAACAATCCTGTCCATGACCTTGGCCACACTATCTTTGGACTCCTTTAACACCTTGATGCTGTTTTTAAGCTTCTCACGCTTTGCAACAATGGCAGGAGATTCCACCAGCATCATCTTTATCCCATGTCCATCTGGTCCCATCAGCTCCTTCATAATCTCATCAATGTCATTGTGTACAAGATTATGAACATGGTATTGCAAATGCAATGCCATGGAATCAACCAATCTCACCTTAAATATCTTCCAATAAGCAACCATTCTCATCTTCAGGGCGAAAGCTTGTTGCAGGATCGAAACATTCGAGTGTTGTCTGAGATGTTCGACTTGGATTTCCCCGAAACCTTGGAGGTTCACACGGCAAGGCAGCGGCCCCATGTTTGTTCCAGATATTTGGTTTATGAAATGGTCATGTTCCTTCATGAGCTTATTCCACTCCATCATGTAATCAGGGTTACATGTATAGCCTGTTAGCTTCTCCATTTCTACTATCTCTTTCACCCTATTGATTGATTGCTCCCTCAGCTTTTGAACAAGGTTGTGAGCAGCTCCTTTCGCGAATACCTTGACGTGATAATACATTTCCCAGTGGCGCGTCAAAACAGACATCACCACATCGTCTATGTAATCCCAATACTTTTCGGTGAACTTGATAGGGAGATATGATATCCTCTCGACTTTTTTCCGTAAGATACGAAGGAATGCTTCAAAGGGAAGGAAGTTCGGTAGTTCGATCCCCTTAGCATCTTCCAAACCCTTGATCTCTTCTGTTAAAAAGTCTTTTGATAGATTACTTTCCTCGCAGTTGTGAAGCTCATCGGAGAACCGGTTCAGCATTTCGACAAACAAAGCAGTCCCGTGCTTCGTGTTGTCCTCGGGGTATTCATCAAATTCCCCCCTCCAAAGAAGCTTCTTGAGGGATTCTTTAGCTGCTTGAATGATCCTCATCATAGCTTGAGTGGCATCAGCATCAGAAGTTAAGGCCTTTGGCATTTTCTCTAGCTCTGAAACATTTGCTTCCAGCTTTGCACTAATGTTTTTAACAATCTCAGGCAAGCACTTTGCAATTTCATTAGCTTGAATTCGGACAAGCTTTTGAGCCAAAACATGAACACCCACAATTGATTTATCAATACATGACAAATGTGCATTAGTTTCGAACAATCTAGCCTCTTCCTTCCTTGCTTCTTCATAGGATTCATCACCAATCCGATTCCGAACACAAACATAACCAAGTCCTATATTCACATCATCTGCAGTAACCTTGTCAACAAGCCCTTCGGGGGCCCTATCTACTTTAGTAACCACAGCAAGAGTTCTCTCACCATTCTTGTCCACTTGTTGCGACATCCTAATGGATTCACAAGTTGAAAAATCAATCGTAGCCGACAGAACATTAAGGATAATGCTTTCCTTTGGTGTTATGTACTGCATGATGATGTCCCGGATCTGCTCATATATGTTGTCAGGCTGACCATGGACAGGAACTCTGGTAATTCCAGGAAGATCAACCATGGTAAGATCAGGAACCCCATCTTTTCTCACCACCAAAGTCAAAGGGATGTCAGATATGCTCTTACCCGGGCCTGCAATCTCATCAGTTGCAATGTTTATGGCTGTTGCAATCTGGGGTTCCTCCACTGGGACCATTTTGTCATTGTACTCCAAGTAGAGCTCTGGCCTTGGCCTTGCATGGTTCTGCAACTTGATTATGAGAGGTACCCTGGTGCAAATGCCCTGGCTACGAGGAAGGTTAACACCAGCCAAGGATTCAAGAACACTAGACTTGCCTGATGACTGGTCTCCAACCACAACAATTGTGGGGAGCTGTATGCCTTCTTTCATCACCATGAGCAGCCTGAGCCTGTCGATGACATCAAGCAAAGGTCGGATTTTGTCATTGTATGATGAAATAATTGGAGCTTGAGCTGCTGCTGCTCCCACCACATTAGGTTGTTCCATAGGAGGAGTTGCTGGTTGAGAATCTTCATAATCAATGATAACATCAATGCTCCCTGAATCAGATTCATCATCGCTACCCATTTTTTAGAAGTCGAGACAGGAGTGGGAATTGGCCAAACTTGatgttttttatggtttttttgttGGAAGTTGGAAAGCAATAAACTTAAACTAAAGTGAAGAAAAATTCAATGAAGCATATTTGGCtttataatgaaaattaaaatagggTAAAGCACCAAAAATAGGCACAATAAAGCGATAGCATCCTATACCAAACCCCAAGAAACAATCAAAGGAAGCTACAATGGGAATGGAAAACTTTAGGTTATACTTTGAATTGTAGAAAATAATGATactgttaagaaatggcttaaaattggtagtggattgttgttgttggtagtgggttgttggtggtagtggattagtggatggttgttggtgtccattttcaaccacaaatctttgccaaagttttggacaattatgtccttgaactctcttataaatagagaggttcattagccatattcatcatcccaaaccaagagagagcaaagcttgttctttgaaagctaggattttagctttcggattttctataggggttgagagttgtgaggttctcgggttgtgtcttgagtgtaaaacacttgtaatcttcatcttgttatagtgaaatttcttttcgcctctgcccgtggacgtaggcattaaagccgaaccacgtaaatccttgtgttcactttatttttcgtttcggtcaatttacttgtagtcatatctgagttctcgaatcgatcctttccgcaacaaattggtatcagagcgtagttgaaggagtgataatattttctgaattgccctgtgactgcagctttgtctgatctttcacatcaggaagaaaatattatcattcattcaaaggttccaaattatggctacaagtgtttcatcgactaagtatgatgtcgagaaatttaccgggaaaaatagtttcagtttatggcgcatcaagatgcgggcagtgctggttcaacaaggattgctaaaagcattgtctggtaaagataaattaccaagcacgctttcggaagagcaaaaggatgacatgctagaaagagcacatagtgctattctgctatgtctaggagatgaagtgctacgagaagtagcggaagagaaaaccgcgtccggtttgtggctccggttagagagcaagtacatgacgaagtcattgacgaaccggctctacctcaagcaaagactctatgccctgaagatggaggaaggtacacctgtttcccagcacctggataaattcaattccattatcatggatttgaataatatcgataacaaaatcgatgatgaggaccaagcaataattgttttgtgttctttgcctccctcgtatgagaattttgttgatacaatgatgtacggtcgtgatgacctgactctagaggaggtgaaaaatgccttaagttccagtgagttgaggaagaaaatcactggtaaggtggtcgaaaacaatgaaggcgaaggcttggttgctcgaggaagatccaaggcaaagggtggaagttcaagtaaaagccatcctagatcgcagtccaagaagagaatacagtgctactactgtaagaagtacgggcacatgaaggtagattgtccgaaaaggaaggagaaatcagaatcacaggagcaacaaaatgatcgtgcgaatgtagctgatgcagattcttcaagtgatgccgagatcgttcttgcagtatccgactcttacgctggtgggagatggattcttgatacgggagctacatttcatataagtacttcgaaagatgcattctcaacatacgagaagcattctggttcagtactaatgggaaatgaccacgcatgtcaagtcatggggattggcacagttcgtataaagatgtttgacggtattgttagaactctaactgatgttcggcacattccagaaatgaagaaaaatttgatctctttgagtacgttggacaagaaaggctttcggtactctgctgaaggtggagttctcaaggtattctcgggtgctttgactgtgatacgtggtaatttggagcggggcctttacttcctcgatggttcctcggttacaggtgttgcgggagtgtcatcatcagatgatctagattctgacaccacgaagttatggcatatgcggctcgggcatatgagcgagagaggcttatcggtgctaagcaaacgaggattattgtctgggcagtgtacaggaaagttgaatttctgtgagcactgcgtcttcggtaagcagactcgggtaaagttcagcactgggattcacaagacaaaaggcacagtggattacttccattctgacctttgggggccttctccgacaatttctaaaggtggttacagatatctgcttacctttatcgatgattactcgagaaaggtttgggtgtattttctgaagagcaagtatgaggttctcatcaacttcaagcaatttaaagctttgatcgaaaatcaaacaggaaagaagatcaagcgattccggacggataatggcttggagttttgctcaggtgaattcaatgagttctgcaaaaatgaaggaatagtgagacaccgcactgttcgtcgaacaccacaacaaaatggagttgcagaacgcatgaatagaactctctt
This region includes:
- the LOC107944369 gene encoding dynamin-related protein 4C; translation: MGSYDEADSGSMGFINDYEDSQPATPPMDQPRVVTAAAAQAPIISSFNDKIRPLLDVIDRLRLLMVMKEGIQLPTIVVVGDQSSGKSSVLESLAGVNLPRSQGICTRVPLIIRLQNHASPRPELYLEYNGKMVPVEEPQIATAINIATDEIAGPGKSISDTPLTLVVRKDGVPDLTMVDLPGITRVPVHGQPNNIYEQIRDIIMQYITPKESIILNVLSATVDFSTCESIRMSQQVDKNGERTLAVVTKVDRAPEGLVDKVTADDVNIGLGYVCVRNRIGDESYEEARKEEARLFETNAHLLCIDKSIVGVHVLAQKLVQIQANEIAKCSPEIVKNISAKLDANVSELEKMPKVLTSIADATKAMMWIIQAAKESLKKLLWRGEFDEYPENNTKHGTARFVEMLNRFSDELHNCEESNLSKDFLTEEIKGLEDAKRIELPNFLPCEAFLRIFRRKVERISYLPIKFTEKYWDYIDDVVTSVLTRHSEMYYQLKVSAKGAAHNLVQKLREQSINRVKEIVEMEKLTGYTCNPDYMREWNELMNQQDYFINQITGTDMMLPPYPEDLQGFREIQCLREVQGFGKIQVEHLRQHSNVLILQQAFDLKMRTVAYWKIFKVRLVDSMALHLQYCVHNLVNNDIDEIVKELMGPDGHGMEKMLVESPAIFAKRENLKNSIKVLKESKDSVAKVMDRIVVYDAYLV
- the LOC121225508 gene encoding dynamin-related protein 4C — protein: MAWSIDVIIDYEDSQPATPPMEQPNVVGAAAAQAPIISSYNDKIRPLLDVIDRLRLLMVMKEGIQLPTIVVVGDQSSGKSSVLESLAGVNLPRSQGICTRVPLIIKLQNHARPRPELYLEYNDKMVPVEEPQIATAINIATDEIAGPGKSISDIPLTLVVRKDGVPDLTMVDLPGITRVPVHGQPDNIYEQIRDIIMQYITPKESIILNVLSATIDFSTCESIRMSQQVDKNGERTLAVVTKVDRAPEGLVDKVTADDVNIGLGYVCVRNRIGDESYEEARKEEARLFETNAHLSCIDKSIVGVHVLAQKLVRIQANEIAKCLPEIVKNISAKLEANVSELEKMPKALTSDADATQAMMRIIQAAKESLKKLLWRGEFDEYPEDNTKHGTALFVEMLNRFSDELHNCEESNLSKDFLTEEIKGLEDAKGIELPNFLPFEAFLRILRKKVERISYLPIKFTEKYWDYIDDVVMSVLTRHWEMYYHVKVFAKGAAHNLVQKLREQSINRVKEIVEMEKLTGYTCNPDYMMEWNKLMKEHDHFINQISGTNMGPLPCRVNLQGFGEIQVEHLRQHSNVSILQQAFALKMRMVAYWKIFKVRLVDSMALHLQYHVHNLVHNDIDEIMKELMGPDGHGIKMMLVESPAIVAKREKLKNSIKVLKESKDSVAKVMDRIVVYDAYLV